The genomic stretch CGAATCGGACCAGCCACATGCTTGCCGGCGTCGGCTTGCTTGCCGGCTTGGCATTGGTCATTACCGGGCCATGGCCGCTGCTAACCCCTTGGCTGCTATTGTCGCTCGCCCTCATCGGGTTGTGGGCCATGGTGGCGCGTACCTGGGTCAGGCCTTGGATGCTGGCGCTTGAGGGCGCCATAGGGGCTGGCGACGGAGTGGCCGCGCTATCGCGCGACAAGCGCGCACTTCTGGGGCGCGTCGCCTTCCTTGCCCTGTATGTCTCAATCATGGCGGTCATGTTCAAGAAGCCATATATTCCGTCACCGTTCTAAGGCAGGGCGCGAAAATGGGCTAGCTCCTCGCGGTCCATGCAGGTATCTGCGTCGCTCACCTTGGCGCGCAAGAAATCCAGCAAAGTCCTCACTCGCACGGGCAATTGCCGACGGCTTGCGTAGCATGCGTGGTGTCCCCGGTGCGATGCAAGATAGTCGGCAAGCACGGGTCGCAAGCGGCCGGCCCGGATGTGTTCCTTCAGCTGGTAGGCCCCTACCTGCACCAGGCCTTGCCCTGCGATGGCCAGTTCAACTGCCGATGCCACGTCGTTCACGGTGACGCGGCTCTCGATCGGGCGAATGAGCATCTCGCCCGCTTTCTCGAATTCCCAGGCGAACAGGCGACCCGTGGTAGTGGATCGAAATCCGATGCAATCATGTCCGGCAAGATCGTCCGGCGAGGTCGGCACGCCACGGCGCGCGAAATAGGCTGGAGATCCGCACACCAGGATCTGCATGTTCGCCAGCTTCCTGGAGATGATGTCCTGATCGCCCAACGCGCCGTTACGGATGGCGATATCGATTTGTTCGGAGACCAGGTCCGCATGCCTGTCTTCCAGGATCAGGTCGATCTTGATGTCGGGATAGGCATGGAGGAAGTCTGAAATCACGGGAAGTATGACATGCCGTCCGAATCCGACGGTGGCGCTCACTTTGACCGTTCCGTAAGGCCCAGTGCGGTACTTGTCCAGTTCGTCAGCCGCCGCATTGATCCCTTCCATCAGCGGGCGGATCTTGTCCAGATACACCCGGCCTTCGTCGGTCAGACTGACACTGCGGGTGTCACGATGAAACAGGCGTACGTCGAGCGAGGTCTCGAGCCTTTGTATGCTCTTGCTGACAGCTGCCCGTGACAAGCCAAGTTCGCGCGCCGCCGTGGCGAAATTCAACACAGTTGCGACCTTGACGAAGGCCACGATGGCAGAAAGATTATTCATCAAACTCGTCCTCGAAACCGTCAACTTCCTGTCACCGCGGCGTTTCCCTTCCGCCAGCTGTTCAGGAAATTTGAGCTGCGCAATTATGCCTACGTTTTCTACAGGAGGCTTGTCGTGGCTTTATTGTTCAAATCCGCCATCGCGTATGCGGCGCAAAATGTCGCGATACGCGCCATGTTGCTCCCGCTCGGTGCCATGCTGATCTATCCATCCCTCCTTAGCGCGGCGCATGCGGCGTTCGTCGGCGGCGATCTGGCGATCGGCAGCGCCTGGCTGCTGCTTGCATTCCTGGCGCCGCTGTCCGGCTTGGGAGTCGCGTACTTTCTCCGGCAGTCGGACGAAGGGAGCAACGAAGGCCTTGCCCGGATCGCGAGCTGGGCGGTGGTCGTCCCTCCCGCCTATACCTTGGTGGGCGTAGTGCTCTACCTTGCGAAGATCACAATATCCGACCAGGTCGTCTGGCTGGGTCTGTGCGCAGCCGCGACCTGCCTCGCTGTTCTGCTGGCCTACGCCAGACGCGATGACCGGGCAGGAATGACGGCGCCCAAGCGGCACATGCGGCTGCGCACAGCACACGGCATCGTCGCGCTCGCGCTTCTCTGCCTGTTCCTTGGCCCCCATCTCTTCAACCATTCCCTGGGCATCCTGGGCGAGGGGCTGCACAGGGAAGTGATGCTTGTACTTCGTTCAGCGTATCGCCACGACCTGGTGGAGCCGGTTATCGTCGCCGGCTTTCTGTTCCAAGTGCTGAGTGGCCTCGTGCTGCTGCGCACTGCCGGGCGCCCAGGGCGCGGGCTGCTCGATTCCCTGCAACGCGCATCAGGCCTCTACTTGACGGTGTACATCCTGACCCATATGAATTCGGTGTTCACCCTGGCCCGCCATTTCGGCATCGAGACAGATTATGCCTGGGCCACCTCGGTCCCCAGGGGATTGCTGATGGATGGCTGGGACATTCGCCTGGTGCCGCACTACAGTCTTGCGGTGCTGGCCCTCTTGGTCCATCTGGCCTGCGGGCTGCGCATTGTACTGCGCGCCCACGGCATGGCGGAGGCAAGGCTTGCACGGGTCACCTGGGGCCTGATCGCTGGCGCTATAACAGTCGCCACCTTGATCAGTGCAGGCATGCTCGGGCTGCGGATCTAGCGCAGTGCCGGTATGCGGTCGACCCGTACTACACCTGTCGCGACCAGGCCCAGAAAATTCGCCTCGCAGGCGCGGGCGCGCGCGACGGTCGACGCCTTGATAGAAGCGACCTCGCGCATTTTGGCCAGTGACGGCCAGGCCAGGGCGAGCACGAATCATATTGCCGACGCGGCCGGCGTGAGCATAGGCTCGCTCTACCAATATTATCCGTGTAAGGAGGCCTTGTTCGCGGCGGTGATTGATCGTCATTATCGCAACCTCGTGCTGCGGTTCCGGGTGGCGCTGGCCGAGCTCGCAGTTGCAGCAGGAGTTCAGTCGCTGTCAAGACTCGTGGAAATCGCCAGTGAAGCGCAGCGTGCACACCCCGCGCAGCATCGTCTCCCACCGGGCAATGACGATGCCATGGCGGCGTGCTGGTGCGAGATTCATGCGCTATTGCGGGGCTTCCTGGGGGAAATGACGATGACCGGCGTCGTGGACGATACCGTTCGGCATGTGCTGGAATCTCTGACGCGGGAGATGGAAATGAAAATAGAGGGTCGAAAGCTAGCTGCATCGCGATAAACGTTGCGATCGCGGTAGAGGATTTGCGATCGCGGTAGCGGATTCGAGCCTCCGGCCCTACGATGAAGATAGTAATAGGCCGGGGGCGGCTGTGAGCAGTTACACAGCCGGCCGGCGCTACCCCTGCACCGACCCCGCCCGCAAGTCCGTCATGATTTGCTCCGCAAGGAAATCGCAAGGCGGCCGCTTCGACTTCGCGCTGCGGGCGAGGATCAGCTCGAGCGGCGGCAGGTCGGGCAAGCCATGGGCGTGGCCGAGGACGGTCAGTTGCGCCGGGAATGCGCAGCGGGCCAGCGCGGCGACGGCCAGGCCCGCCTCGACCATGCTGAGCAAGCCCAGCAGGCTCGGGCTCTCGTACGAGGTTCGATGGGCGATGCGCGCGCGGTCGAGGCTGCGTATCGCATTCTCGCGCGCCACGCTGCCCGGCATGAACACGGCGATGGGCAGCGGCCGGTCCTCCCACACTTGCGGCCCGTTGCTCATGGCGGCCCATGCCATCGGCTCATGGCGGATAAAGTCGCCGGACAGGCCCTTCACGCGCGTGCCGCAGACCAGGTCGACGGTGCCGTCCTTGACCAGCGGCGCGAGCGCGCTGCTCGGCAGGCCGACGACCTGGATCTCCACCTTCGGGTACGTGGTCGAGAACTTCTTCAGCACAGAAGGCAGCAGCGACGACGCGTAATCGTCGGGCACGCCGATCGCCACCTTGCCCGTCACCTCAGGCCGTACCACCGCCGCCCAGGCCTCGTCGCGCAGCGCCAGCATGCGCCGGGCGAAGCCCAGCAGCACTTCGCCCTCGTGCGTCGGCACGATGCTGCGCGGCCGCCGCACGAACAGCGGACGGCCCAGCGCTTCCTCGAGTGCCTTGATTTGCATGCTGACCGCGGATTGCGAACGGTTCACCGCTTCCGCGGCCCGCGTCATGTTGCCGGTCTCGGCCACAGCAATCACCGTGGCCAGGACATCGTGGTCGAGCGTCTTCATGGCTATCAGCAAAACTGGATGTAACGATCAATATTATGCGTTTTTCTTGTTGAAAACGGCGTGCGATATTGGGCAACAGCAAACAAGATTCCGCCCTCCGAGAATGGACAACCCGGCCGCTCCCCTACTCGTCGACCACCCGCTACGCGCCTCCCTGGTCGCGGAATTGCACGCCCGGCCCTTTCTCCGGCTCAGCGGCAGCGTGTCACTGACCCACTACGCCATCTACTCGGACGAGGATGCCGCGATCCACGAATACCTGGTACGCAGCCTGTGCGAACAGACCGGCATGGCGCTGCCCGCGGACGGGGTCACGCACTACGCCGTGCAATCCCGGTTCGGCTGGCACCTGAAATGGGAGCGCCACACCGAGTTCTCCACCTTCACCTTCGTCAGTCCGCGCGACGATACCGACTACTTCAACGACCTCGCCATCGATGGTGTTCCGGCAGACTGGCTGAGCCTGCTGGCGGGCAAGCGCTTCCATGCGGTGCGGATGGAATTGCTGTCGGGACAGGCCGCGGCGGCCGCCAGCGCGAACCTGCGTGACTGGCTCGATGGGCCGGTTCTGGTCGGCAGCAACGTGCTGGGCGGCGGCAAGGTCTATTGCGACTGGAACGTACGCGCCGACGGCTATATGCGCATGCTGGCGATCGACGAGGGCTTCCGCGAGGAACAGGGCGGCAGGCTGCTGCAGCGGCTCTACGAGATCGAGACCTATCGCATGATGGCATTGCTGGCGTTGCCGGTCGCTCGCGGCCTGGCGCGCGAGCTGGACGACATCCACGCATCGCTGCAGGAACTGATGCGGGCCATGGACGCACGCCGCGCCGGCGACGATGATGCCGGATTGCTGGATCGGCTGACCGAACTGGCCGTGCGCGTGGAATCGCTGTCCGGGCACAGCGGGCGCTTCAGCGCATCGCGCGCCTATGAGCGCATCGTGCTGGCGCGCATCCTCGAGTTGCGGGAACAGCGCATCGAAGGCATGCCCACCATCTCCGAATTCATGGAGCGGCGTTTCGGTCCCGCCATGGAGACGTGCCGCAGCGTCTGGTCGCGCCACGAACAGATCGCGGCACGGGTCGCGCGCGCGGTCGACCTGCTCCGCACGCGTGTCAACCTGGCGCAGGAGCGCGATGTCACCAGGCTGCTGGCGGGGCTGGAACGTACCGCGCGCAACCAGCTGCATCTGCAGCACGCCGTCGAGGGGCTGTCCGTTGCCGCGATCTCCTATTACGTGCTGTCCATCGCGGCAGCGGGACTGAAGGCGTTGCATGTCGTCAGGCTGCCCGTGGATCCCGAACTGGCCGAAGGCCTGTTGATCCTTCCGGTGGTGCTGATCGTGTTCGGCGTCATCAAGCGCAGCCGGACCCAGAAATCCCTTGATGGCGCTGTCCACGCAGGCCAAGCCTGAACAGTCGTCGACCTGAAGTGCTTACCATCGAGAAAAGCCCATGAACGCCATCACGAGCATTGACCCGTCTCTTGCATCTTTGCTTCGAGCTGTCCGACAGGCGCCGCAGCCTGGCTCGCATCGGGTGATCCGGACCGGCAAGGAAAAGACCCCCACGGAAGTGCTGACCGACAACTCGAACGACCGGCCGGATGTCGCAACGATCGCGGTGCTGGGCTACAACTGAAGCAGAAATGTCCACTTGGATCCCGGGCGGGTACCCTACTTCAAAACCCGCCCGGACAGTTCCGTTCCCTGCTCCCATCCGCGCAGCCATCCTGCCAGGTGCTACCATCGGCGGCATGCCGCACGCAACGACGGCCAGCCAATGGCCCGTCGCCGCGGCGCTCGCATAGTGCGATGCCACCGAATATTCCATGGAACTGCGTCAACTCCGCTATTTCGCCAAGGTTTGCGAACTTGGCAGCTTCGGCAAGGCAGCGCTCGAACTGGAGCTCGCCACCTCCGCGCTCAGCCAGCAGATCAGCCGGCTGGAGCGCGAACTGTCCACGCGCCTGCTGCAGCGCCAGTCTACGGGCGTGGTGCCGACCGATGCGGGGCTTGCCTTCCTGCGGCAGGCCCAGCTGACGCTGCGCCACGCCGACGATGCGGTACGCGCCGCCCAGCAGGCGCGGCTGTCCGGCCATGTCAGCATCGGCCTGGCTTCGACTACCGCCGCGGTGCTGGGCGTGCCGCTGCTGCGTGCCATGGCTGCGCGCTATCCCGACGTGCGGGTGCACGTGGTCGAGGCGCTGTCCGGTCATCTGACCGAGATGCTCAATGCGCGCCGGCTGGACCTGGCCATCGTATTCCGCACCGAGACCGCGCGCCGCTGGAGCGTGACGCCGCTGCTCGACGAGAAGCTTTATGTGCTAGGGGCTTCGGGCCTGCCTGGCTTGCCGAAGGGCAAGCGCGCCCGGCTCGCCCAGTTGGGGGAACTGCCGCTGATCCTGCCCAGTGCGAGCCACGGTTTGCGGGCCCTGCTCGATGCAGCCTTTGCGCGGGTGCGTATGGCGCCGAACGTGGTGGCGGAGATCGACGGCCTGTCGCTGCTGATGGATGCGGTGCGCGCGGGCTTTGGCGCCACCATCCAGCCGGGCGCGGCGACCGCCCGCCTCAATGACCCGACGCTGGTCCGGTCGCTGGTGGTCGATGCCCAGGTCGGGCGGCACAACCTGCTGGCGAGCCTTTCCGATGATGAGCTGTCGCCTGCGGCACTGGCGGCGCGGGTGGTGCTGGCCGATACCGCGCGCAGCCTGGTGCGCGACGGCGCGTGGTTCGGCGCCACGCTGCACAGGGATTGAGACCGGGACGGCGGCGCTGCCGCCCGGTCTGACCGTCGGCCTCAATCGACCGTGATCTTCCGCTCCCTGACGATCGCGCTCCACTTGGCGCTCTCCTTCTTCATGAACGCAAGCAGTTCCGGCCGCGTGGTCGGCTGCGGCGTCAGGCCATGCTTGTTCAGCGCATCCTTCACCGCGGCATCGTTCAGCACCTTGACGATCTCCTGGTTCCAGCGATCGAGGACCGGGGCCGGCGTCTTGCCCGGGGCCACGAAGGCATACCAGTTCAGCGCCTCGAAGCCGGGGTAGCCGGATTCCGCCACGGTGGGTACGTTGGGCAGGTACGCCGGGCGCACCGGACCGGTGGTAGCCAGCGGCACCAGCTTGCCGGCCTCGACCTGCGGCATCGCGGTCGGCGGTGCCGCGAAGTAGGAGGTCACACGCTGGCCAAGCAGGTCCTGCAGTGCCGGCGCCCCGCCCTTGTAGGGAATGTGGACCATCTCGATGCCGGCACGCTGGTTGAACATTTCACCGGCAAGATGCGAGGCGGAGCCGGCACCGGTCGACGCGTAGTCCACGGTCCCTGGCTTTTTCTTCGCCAGCGCGACCAGCTCGGCCAGGTTGTTCACGCCGGCGCCCTTGTGCACCACCAGCATATTGGGAAAGTTCACGCCGCCCGAGACCGGGGCCAGGTCCCTGAACGGATCGTAGGGCAGCTTCATCAGGTGTGGCGCGATGGTCAGCGGCCCGATCGAGCCGAACAGCAGCATGCTGCCGTCCGCGGGACCGCGGGCCACCAGTTGGTGTGCAATATTGCCGCCGGCGCCGCCGCGGTTGTCGACGACGACCGGCTGGCCGAGGTTGTCCGCCAGTTTCTTCGCAATCAGCCGCGCAGCCGCATCGGCTGCGCCGCCCGCGGCGAAGCCTACCACCAGCGTGACCGGCTTGCCGCCGGCAATGGGTTGCGCTTGCGCAAGGCCCGATGAGAAGGAAAAGCACAGCGCGGTCAGCAAGGTGGCGCGCAGCATCAGTCGACGGTCCATTGAATCGGTCTCCGTATTGTCGTTCTGTAAAAGGTCTATCTGGAAAGGCGTGGGGATTGGCCAAGCCTCGGCCGCTCAGTCCGCGCCGAGCCCGACCGGGTTCGGCCGGCGCTTTTCGACTGCATGGCGCAGCAGCGCGGCACTGCGGAACACACCGTGCGCAAACTTGCCGTAGGGCATGGTGGCGAACAACGCCATCACCGCGCCCAGGTGCAGGCACAAGAGCATCGCCATAGCCGGCGTGCCGCGTCCCAGCCACAGCGCCAGGCCGCTGGTGGCGGTCAGGAACAGCAAGGCGATGAAGCCCAGGTCCATCGGCCGCTGGCCTTGCGCCAGGTGCAGGCGGTGGCGTTGCAGGTTGAGCCAGCCGAGCCCTGCGGTGCCGATCGCGAGACTGGCGCCGCCAAGGGCACCGAGCACCTTGGGCAGGCTCGGCAGTTCGTATGGCGCTTGCCAGCCGAAGACATAGTGATAGATCGTCGCCGCGGCGGTGGCGGCAAAGCACAGCGCGAAGCCATAGAACGTCAGGTGGTGGAAACGCCGGCGCGACAGCGTGAAGGCGTCGTCGGCATTGTTGCAGCCGGCCCCGTGGCCGCCATCGAGGTATTTCAGCTGCAGCACGGCGGCCCCCGCCTCTGCCGCGGCCGGCGCGCTCACTGGCGCACCGCTGGTTGCAGGGGTGACTTCGCGCCAGAACCTGCGCACGCCCATCGCCAGCGCAAGCACGACGAAGCCGAACACCGGCGCAAACATCGACACCAGCAGGTTATGCGGGAACAGCGCGTAGAAATTGCCGCTGGCAGGACCGCCCCACAACGTACCGTTGAGCGCCACGGCCAGCAGCAGGAACAGGGTCAGCGCAAGCGCCAGGGCCAGCGACACGACCAGGCCATTGCGCCGGTACAGCTTGCCCAGCACTGGCGGCCAGGCATAGTCCTGGTAGGTCTGGCCACGGAGTTCCGCCATCGCCACCGGGATGTTGACGCCGAACTCGTGCGGCGGCGCGTACTGGCAGGCATGCAAGCATGCGCCGCAGTTGTGGCACAGGTTAGCCATATAGTGCACGTCGGCGCGGCCGAACTCGAGCCGCCGTGTCATCGCGGGGAACACCGCGCAGAAGCCTTCGCAATAGCGGCAGGCATTGCAGATCTGCAGGATGCGCGCGACTTCGCCTTCGGCAGCCGTCAGCGGCAGTACGGGGTGGATCGGAATCACGCGCCGGTCAGCGCCGCCCACGCCTTGGGCGTCGGCACGAGCCTGATCGACCAGTTCAGCCAGCGATGGCATCGGACTGCTCCATTTCGAAATCGGGATGTCGGAAGCCGCAGGCACGCGCGGCGCCCACGCCGGCGATGCGGCCGAAGGCCGTGCCGATCGCCATGCCGACGCCGGCGGTATAGCCTTTGCCAAGCACGTTGCCGGCCATCATCTCGCCGGCGACGAACAGGTTCGGGCTGGGCCTGCCATCAAAGTGGACCTGAGCGCTCTCGTTGACCTTGAGGCCCAGGTAAGTGAAGGTCACGCCGGGACGCAGCGCGTAGCCGATGTAGGGCGGCGTGTCGAGCGGCCGCGCCCAGTGCGTCTTGGCCGGGGTAAGGCCCGCCGTGGCGCAGTCGTCCAGCACCGTGTGGTCGAAGGTGCCGGGCCGGCAGGCGGCGTTGAAGGCTTCGACGGTCCGCACGAAGCTGGCTTCCGGCACGCCGAGCTTGCGCGCCAGTTCGCCGAGCGTGTTGGCGCTGGTGCCAGGAAACACCGGCGGCATGAAGCGGCCGATGGCCTTCTGGTCGATGATCGAGTAACCGATCTGCCCCGGCTGTTGCGCGACCAGCCGTCCCCAGATGGCGTAGCGCTTGGGCCAGAAGTCCTCGCCCTCGTCGTAGAAGCGTTCGCCGTCGCGATTGACTACCACGCCGAGCGAGACGCAATCGATGCGCGTGCAGATGCCGCCGTCATAAAGCGGCGCGCGCGCGTCGATCGCCACCATATGCGCCTGGGTCGGGTCGCCGATCGCATCGGCGCCGGCGTCGATCATATGGCGCAGCAGCACGCCCTGGTTGAAGCGCGTGCCGCGGATCAGGAAGTTGTCCGACGGCCACTCGCCACGTTCGTTCTGGCCCCACGCTTCGCGCAGCCAGTCCCGGTTCGACTCGAAGCCGCCGGCGGCCAGCACGCAGGTGCTGGCCTCGATGCGCTCGCCGGCAGCGGTCACGGCAGCGACGAAACGGTCGCCGTCGCGCTCGATGGCAACCACCGGGGTGTCGTAGCGGATCTCGACACCCAGTGCCCCGGCACTGCG from Cupriavidus nantongensis encodes the following:
- a CDS encoding Bug family tripartite tricarboxylate transporter substrate binding protein; translation: MLRATLLTALCFSFSSGLAQAQPIAGGKPVTLVVGFAAGGAADAAARLIAKKLADNLGQPVVVDNRGGAGGNIAHQLVARGPADGSMLLFGSIGPLTIAPHLMKLPYDPFRDLAPVSGGVNFPNMLVVHKGAGVNNLAELVALAKKKPGTVDYASTGAGSASHLAGEMFNQRAGIEMVHIPYKGGAPALQDLLGQRVTSYFAAPPTAMPQVEAGKLVPLATTGPVRPAYLPNVPTVAESGYPGFEALNWYAFVAPGKTPAPVLDRWNQEIVKVLNDAAVKDALNKHGLTPQPTTRPELLAFMKKESAKWSAIVRERKITVD
- a CDS encoding LysR family transcriptional regulator, whose amino-acid sequence is MELRQLRYFAKVCELGSFGKAALELELATSALSQQISRLERELSTRLLQRQSTGVVPTDAGLAFLRQAQLTLRHADDAVRAAQQARLSGHVSIGLASTTAAVLGVPLLRAMAARYPDVRVHVVEALSGHLTEMLNARRLDLAIVFRTETARRWSVTPLLDEKLYVLGASGLPGLPKGKRARLAQLGELPLILPSASHGLRALLDAAFARVRMAPNVVAEIDGLSLLMDAVRAGFGATIQPGAATARLNDPTLVRSLVVDAQVGRHNLLASLSDDELSPAALAARVVLADTARSLVRDGAWFGATLHRD
- the tcuB gene encoding tricarballylate utilization 4Fe-4S protein TcuB; the encoded protein is MPSLAELVDQARADAQGVGGADRRVIPIHPVLPLTAAEGEVARILQICNACRYCEGFCAVFPAMTRRLEFGRADVHYMANLCHNCGACLHACQYAPPHEFGVNIPVAMAELRGQTYQDYAWPPVLGKLYRRNGLVVSLALALALTLFLLLAVALNGTLWGGPASGNFYALFPHNLLVSMFAPVFGFVVLALAMGVRRFWREVTPATSGAPVSAPAAAEAGAAVLQLKYLDGGHGAGCNNADDAFTLSRRRFHHLTFYGFALCFAATAAATIYHYVFGWQAPYELPSLPKVLGALGGASLAIGTAGLGWLNLQRHRLHLAQGQRPMDLGFIALLFLTATSGLALWLGRGTPAMAMLLCLHLGAVMALFATMPYGKFAHGVFRSAALLRHAVEKRRPNPVGLGAD
- a CDS encoding TetR/AcrR family transcriptional regulator, whose protein sequence is MRSTRTTPVATRPRKFASQARARATVDALIEATSRILASDGQARASTNHIADAAGVSIGSLYQYYPCKEALFAAVIDRHYRNLVLRFRVALAELAVAAGVQSLSRLVEIASEAQRAHPAQHRLPPGNDDAMAACWCEIHALLRGFLGEMTMTGVVDDTVRHVLESLTREMEMKIEGRKLAASR
- a CDS encoding LysR family transcriptional regulator, with the protein product MNNLSAIVAFVKVATVLNFATAARELGLSRAAVSKSIQRLETSLDVRLFHRDTRSVSLTDEGRVYLDKIRPLMEGINAAADELDKYRTGPYGTVKVSATVGFGRHVILPVISDFLHAYPDIKIDLILEDRHADLVSEQIDIAIRNGALGDQDIISRKLANMQILVCGSPAYFARRGVPTSPDDLAGHDCIGFRSTTTGRLFAWEFEKAGEMLIRPIESRVTVNDVASAVELAIAGQGLVQVGAYQLKEHIRAGRLRPVLADYLASHRGHHACYASRRQLPVRVRTLLDFLRAKVSDADTCMDREELAHFRALP
- a CDS encoding LysR family transcriptional regulator codes for the protein MKTLDHDVLATVIAVAETGNMTRAAEAVNRSQSAVSMQIKALEEALGRPLFVRRPRSIVPTHEGEVLLGFARRMLALRDEAWAAVVRPEVTGKVAIGVPDDYASSLLPSVLKKFSTTYPKVEIQVVGLPSSALAPLVKDGTVDLVCGTRVKGLSGDFIRHEPMAWAAMSNGPQVWEDRPLPIAVFMPGSVARENAIRSLDRARIAHRTSYESPSLLGLLSMVEAGLAVAALARCAFPAQLTVLGHAHGLPDLPPLELILARSAKSKRPPCDFLAEQIMTDLRAGSVQG
- the tcuA gene encoding FAD-dependent tricarballylate dehydrogenase TcuA, producing the protein MKDVLVIGGGNAALCAALMAREAGASVLLLEGSPRAWRGGNSQHTRNLRCMHDAPQDVLVDAYPEEEYWQDLLKVTGGITNERLARMTIRASSRCRGWMRRHGVHFQPPLSGALHVARTNAFFMGGGKALVNAYFRSAGALGVEIRYDTPVVAIERDGDRFVAAVTAAGERIEASTCVLAAGGFESNRDWLREAWGQNERGEWPSDNFLIRGTRFNQGVLLRHMIDAGADAIGDPTQAHMVAIDARAPLYDGGICTRIDCVSLGVVVNRDGERFYDEGEDFWPKRYAIWGRLVAQQPGQIGYSIIDQKAIGRFMPPVFPGTSANTLGELARKLGVPEASFVRTVEAFNAACRPGTFDHTVLDDCATAGLTPAKTHWARPLDTPPYIGYALRPGVTFTYLGLKVNESAQVHFDGRPSPNLFVAGEMMAGNVLGKGYTAGVGMAIGTAFGRIAGVGAARACGFRHPDFEMEQSDAIAG
- a CDS encoding DUF3422 family protein, encoding MDNPAAPLLVDHPLRASLVAELHARPFLRLSGSVSLTHYAIYSDEDAAIHEYLVRSLCEQTGMALPADGVTHYAVQSRFGWHLKWERHTEFSTFTFVSPRDDTDYFNDLAIDGVPADWLSLLAGKRFHAVRMELLSGQAAAAASANLRDWLDGPVLVGSNVLGGGKVYCDWNVRADGYMRMLAIDEGFREEQGGRLLQRLYEIETYRMMALLALPVARGLARELDDIHASLQELMRAMDARRAGDDDAGLLDRLTELAVRVESLSGHSGRFSASRAYERIVLARILELREQRIEGMPTISEFMERRFGPAMETCRSVWSRHEQIAARVARAVDLLRTRVNLAQERDVTRLLAGLERTARNQLHLQHAVEGLSVAAISYYVLSIAAAGLKALHVVRLPVDPELAEGLLILPVVLIVFGVIKRSRTQKSLDGAVHAGQA